The Streptomyces sp. NBC_00454 DNA segment AGGATGCCCAGCAGGATCTCGAAGATCACCAGCGGAACGGGCAGCCAGCGCGAGACCCCGTACGCAAGCAGGGGGGCGAGCACCGCGATCGCCATGATCAGGATAAGAGTCGTCCCCGAGTGCGCCATATGTGCCATTTACATACGGTTTCCGGAGCTTGTCCACTTCACAGCGCCCGGGGCGGCGCCCCGTCGCCGCCTCCGCGAAAGATCCCGGCGAATGCTCGCATCGATACCCCCTAGGGGTATAGTCTCTGAGTGTCGGGGCACAGTGGAGCGATCCACCGGTTCCCGCCGCCCGGATACGCCCTTGAAGAGGAGAACGACATGAGCGCCGACACGGACACCCAGACCACCACCGTCTACCGGGTGACCGGCATGACCTGCGGGCACTGCGAGGGCGCGGTCACCACCGAGCTCTCCGCCCTGGCGGGCGTCAGCTCGGTCAAGGCCGTCGCCGCGACCGGCGAGGTCACCGTGGTCTCGGCCGCCCCGCTCGAGGAGGCCGACGTGCGCGCCGCCGTCGACGAGGCCGGGTACGAGCTCGCCGGCCAGGTCTGAGCCCTTCCTCTTCCGCAGAACCCGCAGTACCCCGCAGTACCCCGCCGGGCCGTACCGGCCAGCTCATACTGGTTCCGTACGGCCCGGCCATCCCCCTGGAGCCGGAACATGAGCAGCAGCACAGTGCACGACGGACCCATAGCGGTGGCGCAAGCGGCGACCGCCGCCGCCGAGGTCGAGCTGACCATCGGCGGGATGACCTGCGCCTCCTGCGCGGCCCGCATCGAGAAGAAGCTGAACCGGATGGACGGGGTCACCGCCTCGGTGAACTACGCCACCGAGAAGGCCAAGGTCTCGTACGGCGAAGGCGTGGCGGTCGCCGACCTCATCGCGACCGTCGTCAAGACCGGCTACACCGCCGAGGAGCCCCCGCCGCCGGAGCCCGAACCGGAGCCGCAGGCCGGAGGGGTCGAGGAGCCCGGGGAAGCCCCGCGCGACCCCGAACTGGCCGCCCTGCGCCAGCGCCTCCTGGTCTCCGCCGCGCTCTCACTGCCCGTCGTACTGCTCGCGATGGTCCCGGCCCTCCAGTTCGACAACTGGCAGTGGCTCTCGCTCACCCTCGCCGCCCCCGTCGTCGTCTGGGGCGCCTTCCCCTTCCACAAGGCCGCCTGGACCAACGCCCGGCACGGCGCCGCCACCATGGACACCCTGGTCTCCGTCGGCACCGGAGCGGCGTTCGCCTGGTCGCTGTGGGCCCTGTTCTTCGGCCACGCCGGAATGCCCGGCATGCGCCACGGCTTCGACTTCTCCGTCTCCCGCACCGACGGCTCCTCGGCGATCTACCTGGAGGTGGCCGCCGGAGTCGTCAGCTTCATCCTGCTCGGCCGCTACCTGGAGGCCCGCTCGAAGCGGAAGGCGGGCGCCGCCCTCAAGGCCCTGATGCGCCTGGGCGCCAAGGACGTGGCCGTCCTGCGCGGGGGCGCCGAGGTGCGCATCCCCGTGAGCGCGCTGGCCGTCGGCGACCGGTTCGTCGTCCGGCCCGGCGAGAAGATCGCCACCGACGGCACCGTCGTCGAGGGCAGCTCCGCCGTGGACGCCTCCATGCTGACCGGCGAGTCCGTCCCGGTCGAGGTCGCCGTCGGCGACGCCGTCACCGGCGCCACCGTCAACGCCTCCGGCCGCCTGGTCGTCGAGGCGACCCGGGTCGGCTCCGACACCCAGCTCGCCCGGATGGCCAGGCTGGTCGAGGACGCGCAGAACGGCAAGGCCGAGGTGCAGCGCCTCGCCGACCGGATCTCCGGCGTCTTCGTGCCGATCGTGCTCGTCCTGGCCCTGGGCACCTGGGTGACCTGGCTGCTGATCACCGACAACCCGACGGCCGCGTTCACCGCGGCCGTGGCCGTCCTGATCATCGCCTGCCCGTGCGCCCTGGGCCTGGCCACACCGACCGCGCTGATGGTCGGCACCGGGCGGGGCGCGCAGCTCGGGATCCTGATCAAGGGCCCGGAGGTACTGGAGTCCACCCGCCGCGTGGACACCATCGTCCTGGACAAGACCGGCACCGTGACCACGGGCCGGATGACCCTGGCCGGCGTGCACCCCGCCGAGGGCGTGGACGAGGCCGAACTGCTGCGCCTGGCCGGATCCCTGGAACACGCCTCCGAGCACCCGATCGCGCGGGCCATCGCCACCGGCGCCGCCGAGAGGGCAGGGGCCCTGCCGGTCCCGGAGAACTTCGAGAACCTCGCCGGCCTCGGCGTCCAGGGCGTGGTCGACGGACACGCCGTCCTGGTGGGCCGCGAGAAGCTGCTGGCCGACTGGTCGATCACGCTGCCGGCCGCCCTGGCCGAGGCCAAGGCCGCCGCCGAGGCCGCGGGCTCCACCGCCGTCCTGGTGGCCTGGGACGGGGAGGCGCGCGGGGTGCTGACCGTGGCCGACGCGGTCAAGGAGACCAGCGCCGAGGCGGTGTCCCGGCTGCGGGCCCTGGGGCTGACCCCGGTGCTGCTGACCGGCGACAACAGGGCCGTCGCCGAGACGGTGGCCCGCGAGGTGGGCATCGACGAGGTCATCGCCGAGGTCCTCCCGCAGGACAAGGTGGACGTCGTACGCCGACTGCAGGCCGAGGGCCGTACGGTCGCCATGGTCGGCGACGGGGTCAACGACGCGGCCGCGCTCGCCCAGGCCGACCTGGGCCTGGCGATGGGCACCGGGACCGACGCGGCGATCGAGGCGAGCGATCTGACCCTGGTACGGGGAGACTTGCGGGTGGCGGCGGACGCGATCCGGCTCTCCCGGCGGACCCTGGCCACCATCAAGGGCAACCTGTTCTGGGCCTTCGGCTACAACGTCGCGGCGCTGCCGCTGGCGGCCGCCGGACTGCTCAACCCGATGATCGCGGGGGCCGCGATGGCCTTCTCCTCGGTCTTCGTGGTCACCAACAGCCTGCGGCTGCGCTCCTTCCGCTAGTGATCCCCCTTCGCATCTCGCACACACTTCCTTCACGCGAGACGCAGATCACAGGGGCCGCAACGTAACCATCGGGCAGGCCCGTGGGTCTAATGGGGCGATGCCGGGAAGGTTTTGGGGGACTTCCGGCATCGTCGGCCGGGGCGTGCAGCCTCTGGGGGAGCTTTGAGCGGCCTCCCCGATCCACGGATCCCGGCACACAGACACCCGGTCCGGGTCCCGTGGGGGGAATCCGTTCCGGGGTAAGGAAAGCGCCCCGACCTTCGACCCGTGGGGGGATCGATGGCGGGGCGCTTTTCCTGTATTCACAGGCAATGCGGTCCTACGGGTACTGCGGGTACTGCGGTCCTACGGGTACTGCGGCGAGAACCTCGGGTCAGCGGGACTCGACCGGGACGAAGTCGCGCAGGACCTCGCCGGTGTAGATCTGGCGCGGGCGGCCGATGCGGGAGCCGGGCTCCTTGATCATCTCGTGCCACTGGGCGATCCAGCCGGGCAGCCGGCCGATCGCGAAGAGCACGGTGAACATCTCGGTCGGGAAGCCCATCGCGCGGTAGATCAGGCCCGTGTAGAAGTCCACGTTCGGGTAGAGGTTGCGCTCGACGAAGTACTCGTCGGCCAGCGCGTGCTCTTCCAGCTTGAGCGCGATGTCGAGCAGCTCGTCGTCCTTGCCGAGCGCCGAGAGGACATCGTGCGCCGCAGCCTTGATGATCTTCGCCCGGGGGTCGAAGCTCTTGTAGACGCGGTGCCCGAAGCCCATCAGGCGGACGCCGTCTTCCTTGTTCTTCACCTTGCGGATGAAGGCGTCGACATCGCCGCCGTCGTTCTTGATGCCCTCGAGCATCTCCAGAACGGACTGGTTGGCGCCACCGTGCAGGGGGCCCCACAGGGCCGAGATGCCGGCGGAGATCGAGGCGAACATGTTCGCCTGCGAGGAGCCGACCAGACGCACGGTGGAGGTGGAGCAGTTCTGCTCGTGGTCCGCGTGCAGGATCAGCAGCTTGTCGAGCGCCGCGACCACGACCGGGTCCAGGTCGTACTCCTGGGCCGGCACGGAGAAGGTCATGCGCAGGAAGTTCTCGACGTAGCCGAGGTCGTTGCGCGGGTAGACCACCGGGTGGCCGACCGACTTCTTGTACGCGTAGGCCGCGATCGTCGGAAGCTTGGCGAGCAGCCGGATCGTCGAGAGGTTGCGCTGTTTCTCGTCGAACGGGTTGTGGCTGTCCTGGTAGAACGTCGACAGCGCGCTGACCACGGAGGACAGCATCGCCATCGGGTGCGCGTCGCGCGGGAAGCCGTCGTAGAACCGCTTGACGTCCTCGTGCAGCAGCGTGTGCTGGGTGATCTCGTTGCGGAACGACGCGAGCTGGTCGACGGTCGGCAGCTCCCCGTTGATCAGCAGGTAGGCGACCTCGATGAAGGTCGAGCGCTCCGCCAGCTGCTCGATCGGGTATCCGCGGTAGCGCAGGATGCCCTGCTCACCGTCGAGGTAGGTAATGGCGGACTTATAGGCGGCGGTGTTTCCGTAGCCGCTGTCCAGGGTGACCAGCCCGGTCTGAGCCCTGAGCTTCGAGATGTCGAAGCCCTGGTCACCGACGGTGCTCTCGACCACCGGGTAGGTGTATTCACCGTCCGCGTACCGCAGTACTACAGAGTTGTCGCTCACGTCATCCCTCACCGACGTAGTGCCTCTTCTTCGAGGTGCCCTGACTGCCTCTACCTTCCCCCATTTGGCGCAGGAGAGTGCACTCGGGGTCGGCCTTTGGCGGTTTCGACGGCACTCAGTGCCGCCAAGCTGCTCATCCTGCCCCTCCACGCCGGTTGGTGGAACCCCAAATGATCGATCATCTAGGTGATGTTTCCCACCGGTATACGTCCGGACAGTCTTGGTGCTACAGCCGTGTACCTCCTGCCTGCGGAAACGGTACGCACCGCCTGACCAAGGGCTTTGCGGGACCCGACCAGGACGACCAATTTCTTCGCCCTGGTCACCGCCGTGTAGAGCAGGTTTCGCTGGAGCATCATCCAGGCCCCGGTGGTGACCGGGATCACCACGGCCGGATATTCACTCCCCTGGGAGCGGTGGATGGTGACGGCGTACGCGTGGGCCAGCTCGTCGAGCTCGCCGAACTCGTACTCCACTTCCTCGTCCTCGTCCGTGCGCACCGTCAGGCGCTGTTCGTCCAGGTCGAGGGCGGTGACCACGCCCACCGTGCCGTTGAAGACGCCGTTGGCACCCTTTTCGTAGTTGTTGCGGATCTGGGTGACCTTGTCGCCCACCCGGAAGACCCGGCCGCCGAAGCGTTTCTCGGGCAGGTTCGGCCGGGCCGGGGTGATGGCCTGCTGGAGCAGGCCGTTGAGGTTTCCGGCTCCGGCCGGGCCCCGGTGCATGGGGGCGAGCACCTGGATGTCGCGGCGCGGGTCGAGTCCGAATCTGGCCGGAATACGACGGGCGGCGACGTCCACGGCGAGTTTTCCGGCCTCCTCGGTGTCCTCCTCGGGGAAGAGGAAGAAGTCGGGCAGTCCGTCGGTGATCGGCGGCAGGCCGGTGTTGATCCGGTGGGCGTTGGTGACCACCCCGGACTGCTGGGCCTGCCTGAAGATGGTGGTCAGCCGGACGGCGGGGACCGGCCCGCCCTCGGCGAGCAGATCGCGCAGCACCTCGCCGGCGCCGACCG contains these protein-coding regions:
- a CDS encoding heavy metal translocating P-type ATPase, whose product is MSSSTVHDGPIAVAQAATAAAEVELTIGGMTCASCAARIEKKLNRMDGVTASVNYATEKAKVSYGEGVAVADLIATVVKTGYTAEEPPPPEPEPEPQAGGVEEPGEAPRDPELAALRQRLLVSAALSLPVVLLAMVPALQFDNWQWLSLTLAAPVVVWGAFPFHKAAWTNARHGAATMDTLVSVGTGAAFAWSLWALFFGHAGMPGMRHGFDFSVSRTDGSSAIYLEVAAGVVSFILLGRYLEARSKRKAGAALKALMRLGAKDVAVLRGGAEVRIPVSALAVGDRFVVRPGEKIATDGTVVEGSSAVDASMLTGESVPVEVAVGDAVTGATVNASGRLVVEATRVGSDTQLARMARLVEDAQNGKAEVQRLADRISGVFVPIVLVLALGTWVTWLLITDNPTAAFTAAVAVLIIACPCALGLATPTALMVGTGRGAQLGILIKGPEVLESTRRVDTIVLDKTGTVTTGRMTLAGVHPAEGVDEAELLRLAGSLEHASEHPIARAIATGAAERAGALPVPENFENLAGLGVQGVVDGHAVLVGREKLLADWSITLPAALAEAKAAAEAAGSTAVLVAWDGEARGVLTVADAVKETSAEAVSRLRALGLTPVLLTGDNRAVAETVAREVGIDEVIAEVLPQDKVDVVRRLQAEGRTVAMVGDGVNDAAALAQADLGLAMGTGTDAAIEASDLTLVRGDLRVAADAIRLSRRTLATIKGNLFWAFGYNVAALPLAAAGLLNPMIAGAAMAFSSVFVVTNSLRLRSFR
- a CDS encoding citrate synthase, producing MSDNSVVLRYADGEYTYPVVESTVGDQGFDISKLRAQTGLVTLDSGYGNTAAYKSAITYLDGEQGILRYRGYPIEQLAERSTFIEVAYLLINGELPTVDQLASFRNEITQHTLLHEDVKRFYDGFPRDAHPMAMLSSVVSALSTFYQDSHNPFDEKQRNLSTIRLLAKLPTIAAYAYKKSVGHPVVYPRNDLGYVENFLRMTFSVPAQEYDLDPVVVAALDKLLILHADHEQNCSTSTVRLVGSSQANMFASISAGISALWGPLHGGANQSVLEMLEGIKNDGGDVDAFIRKVKNKEDGVRLMGFGHRVYKSFDPRAKIIKAAAHDVLSALGKDDELLDIALKLEEHALADEYFVERNLYPNVDFYTGLIYRAMGFPTEMFTVLFAIGRLPGWIAQWHEMIKEPGSRIGRPRQIYTGEVLRDFVPVESR
- a CDS encoding heavy-metal-associated domain-containing protein, with product MSADTDTQTTTVYRVTGMTCGHCEGAVTTELSALAGVSSVKAVAATGEVTVVSAAPLEEADVRAAVDEAGYELAGQV